One Neomonachus schauinslandi chromosome 9, ASM220157v2, whole genome shotgun sequence DNA segment encodes these proteins:
- the RPP25 gene encoding ribonuclease P protein subunit p25, with the protein MENFRKVRSEEAPVGGGAEGGGPGSSPFADLAPGAVHMRVKEGSKIRNLLAFATASMAQPATRAIVFSGCGRATTKTVTCAEILKRRLAGLHQVTRLRYRSVREVWQSLPPGPTPGQKPGEPAASLSVLKNVPSLAILLSKDALDPCQPGYQPPNSHSGPSSQPTAPTSKRSLGEPAAGEGSAKRLQPEPRAAEEERMA; encoded by the coding sequence ATGGAGAACTTCCGTAAGGTGCGCTCCGAGGAGGCgccggtggggggtggggccgAGGGGGGCGGCCCGGGCTCCAGCCCCTTCGCGGACCTTGCGCCGGGCGCTGTGCACATGCGGGTCAAAGAGGGCAGCAAGATCCGGAACCTGCTGGCTTTCGCCACCGCCAGCATGGCGCAGCCAGCCACGCGCGCCATCGTCTTCAGCGGCTGCGGTCGGGCCACCACCAAGACCGTCACGTGCGCGGAGATCCTCAAGCGCCGCCTGGCGGGCCTGCATCAGGTCACGCGGCTGCGCTACCGGAGCGTGCGCGAGGTGTGGCAGAGCCTCCCGCCGGGGCCCACACCGGGTCAGAAGCCTGGCGAGCCGGCCGCCAGTCTCAGTGTACTTAAGAACGTGCCCAGCCTCGCCATCCTACTTTCCAAGGATGCACTGGATCCGTGCCAACCCGGTTACCAGCCCCCGAACTCCCATTCTGGACCCTCGTCCCAGCCAACTGCACCGACGTCCAAGAGGAGCCTAGGGGAACCGGCGGCTGGAGAAGGCTCTGCGAAGCGGTTACAGCCTGAGCCAAGAGCTGCGGAAGAGGAGCGGATGGCCTGA